CAAACAGGTGTCCGACACGCTGCTGTCGTCGAGCGGCAATGCGTTCCGCAAGGCGCTGCTGATCGAATATCCGCGTAAAGGGTCCTACACCATCGGGTTTCTGACGGGCATCCCCGGCGGCGACGTGGTCAATCACCTCAAGGAAGACCACGTCAGTGTGTACGTGCCGACCACGCCGAACCCGACGTCCGGCTTCTTCCTGATGGTGCCGAAAGCCGAAGTGATCGAGCTCGACATGACCGTCGACGCCGCACTCAAGTACATCGTCTCGATGGGCGTTGTCGCTCCGCCGGCCAATCAGCCGCTTCCGGAGCGCCGCACGCCCGTCGAGCCACCGCTGTAATGCCGGCTCGCGCCGCCCGCAACACAATGTGGCGCGCGCCGTTCAACCAATGCAAAACGAAAGACAAACATCATGTCGATGAGATCTGAATACTGCGGTCTGGTGACCGAACACCTGCTGGGTCAAACCGTGTCGCTGTGCGGCTGGGTGAGCCGGCGCCGCGACCATGGCGGCGTTATCTTCATCGACCTGCGCGACCGCGAAGGCCTCGTTCAGGTTGTCTGCGACCCGGACCGCGCTGAGATGTTCAAGACGGCTGAAGGCGTGCGCAACGAGTTCTGCGTCCAGGTGAAGGGCGTCGTGCGCAATCGTCCGGAAGGCACGACGAACGCCGGCCTGAAAAGCGGCAAGATCGAAGTGCTGTGCCACGAACTGACCGTGCTGAACGCGTCGGTGACGCCGCCGTTCCAGCTCGACGACGACAACCTGTCGGAGACCACGCGCCTCACGCATCGCGTGCTCGACCTGCGCCGTCCGCAGATGCAGCACAACCTGCGTCTGCGCTATCGCGTGGCGATGGAAGTGCGCAAGTATCTCGATTCGCGCGGCTTTATCGACATCGAAACGCCGATGCTGACCAAGAGCACGCCGGAAGGCGCGCGCGATTACCTCGTGCCGTCGCGCGTGAACGCGGGCCAGTTCTTCGCGCTGCCGCAGTCGCCGCAGCTGTTCAAGCAGCTTCTGATGGTCGCGAACTTCGACCGTTACTACCAGATCACCAAGTGCTTCCGCGACGAAGACCTGCGCGCCGACCGTCAGCCGGAATTCACGCAGATCGACTGCGAAACGTCGTTCCTGGGTGAGCAGGAAATCCGCGATCTGTTCGAAGACATGACGCGTCATGTGTTCAAGGAAACGATCGGCGTCGAACTGGATGCGAAGTTCGCCGTGATGCCGTATTCGGAAGCGATGAGCCGCTTCGGTTCGGACAAGCCGGACCTGCGCGTGAAGCTCGAATTCACGGAATTGACGGACGCGATGAAGGACGTCGATTTCAAGGTGTTCAGCACGCCCGCCAACACGAAGGACGGCCGCGTCGCGGCACTGCGCGTGCCGAAGGGCGCGGAGCTCTCGCGTGGCGATATCGACAGCTACACGGAATTCGTGCGTATCTACGGCGCGAAGGGTCTCGCGTGGATCAAGGTCAACGAAGTGGCGAAGGGCCGTGACGGTCTGCAAAGCCCGATCGTCAAGAACCTGCACGACGCATCGATCGCAGCGATCATCGAACGTACGGGCGCGCAAGATGGCGACATCATTTTCTTCGCGGCGGATCGCGCGAAGGTCGTGAACGACAGCCTCGGCGCACTGCGTCTGAAGATCGGTCATTCCGAGTTCGGCAAGGCGAACGGCCTCGTCGAAGCGGGCTGGAAGCCGCTGTGGGTCGTCGACTTCCCGATGTTCGAATACGACGAAGAGGAAAACCGCTACGTCGCCGCTCACCACCCGTTCACGAGCCCGAAGGACGAGCACCTGGAATACCTGGAAACGGATCCGGGCCGCTGCCTCGCGAAGGCGTACGACATCGTGCTGAACGGCTGGGAAATCGGCGGCGGATCGGTGCGTATCTTCCAGGAAGACGTACAGAGCAAGGTGTTCCGCGCGCTGAAGATCGGTGCGGAAGAAGCGCGTCTGAAGTTCGGCTTCCTGCTCGACGCGCTGCAGTACGGCGCGCCGCCGCACGGCGGTATCGCGTTCGGTCTCGACCGCATCGTCACGATGATGGCGGGCGCCGATTCGATCCGCGACGTGATCGCATTCCCGAAGACGCAGCGCGCGCAAGACCTGCTCACGCAGGCGCCGAGCGAAGTCGACGAGCGTCAGTTGAAGGAACTGCATATCCGTCTGCGTCAGCCCGAGCAGAAGGCGTAAGTGTGACCGCTCGCGCGGTGCGTCGTTAAAACAACGACGCAAGCGCGAAACCGGCAGCGAAAAAGGCGCGATATGCGCCTTTTTCGCTTTTTGCGTTACAGTCGCTGTAAGCTCTGCCGTCCGACATGCATCGCGCGATGCATCACGCCACACCGCGCCCGCTTTATCACCATGCCGAAACCGCCGAAGATTCCGGAATCCGTCCTCGTTGTCATCCACACGCCCGACCTCGACGTGCTGCTCATCGAACGAGCCGACCGGGAAGCGTTCTGGCAGTCCGTCACCGGTTCGAAGGAGCATATCGACGAGCCGCTCGGCGAGACGGCGATCCGCGAAGTTGCGGAAGAGACGGGCATCGTCGTCGGCAGCGAGGCCGTGCCCCGTGAGGCGCTCGTCGACTGGCAACACCATATCGAGTTCGAAATCTTCCCGACGTGGCGGCATCGCTATGCTGAAGGCGTCACGCACAACACCGAGCACTGGTTCAGTCTGCAGGTGCCGCAGCGCCTCGAAGTGACGCTCGCGCCGCTCGAACATACGGCGCATCTGTGGTTGCCCTGGCAGGAAGCCGCCGAGCGCTGCTTCTCATGGTCGAACCGCGATGCGATCCTGCAGTTGCCGCAGCGCGTGAAGGAGCGTTGCCGATGAGCGGCGGCGGCAGCCGCCGCTTCGACCGGCTGACGCAGCATCTGCCCGGCCGGCGCTACTGGTCCAGGTATCGCTTTTGTTCCGGCAACACGGTGCGGCTGTTCACGGCGGGCGAGACGTATTTCGCCGCGCTGATCGAACGCATCGAAGCCGCGAAAAGCGACGTCGCGCTCGAAACCTACATCTTCTGCGACGATCCCGCGGGCCGTCCTGTGTCCGACGCGCTGATCCGCGCCGCCTCGCGCGGCGTTCACGTGCGCGTGATCACGGACGGCGTCGGCACCGAGCGTCTGCCGATGTTCAACGACTGGCTGGCGGCGGGCATCGAGCATCGCATTTACAACCCGCATATCTTTGGCCGCTTCGGCTTCTCGCGCACGCATCGCAAGCTGGCCGTCGTCGATGGCGAATTCGCGTATTGCGGCGGCATCAATGTCGTCGATGACTTCGACCAGAACGGCACGCGTCTGCCGTATGCGCGCTGGGATTTCGCCGTCGAGCTGCAAGGGCCTGTCGTGGCCGACGTGCTCGAAGCGATCGACGTGCAGTGGGAACGCATCCGCATCGGCCATCGTCCGGCGCTTGCGCCGCCTGCTGTCGGCGGCGCGACGCCGCAGGCCGCGACCGCGCGTTTCGTGCGCGCGCGCCGCAGCACTAACGGCAGTGGTGGCCGAAACGCGGACATGCGCGCAATGGCCGAGCCGTGCATTGCGTTCGTCGCGCGCGACAACTTCGTCAATCGCCGCGCGATCGAAAAGGCGTATCTGACGGCGATCGGCCAGGCGCGCTCGGAAGTGCTGCTCGCGAATCCGTACTTCATGCCGGGGCGCAAGCTGCGGCGCGCGCTGATGTACGCGGCGCAGCGTGGCGTCGATGTGAAGCTCGTGATCGGCAGGAAGGAATTCGCCGTGCTCGATTACGCGGTGCCGTTCCTGTATCGCACGCTGCTCAAGTCGGGCGTGAAGATCGCCGAGTACGAGAAGACCATGCTGCACGGCAAGGTCGCCGTCGTCGATTCGAACTGGGGCACGGTCGGCTCGTCGAATCTCGACGCGCTGAGCCTGATGCTGAACAACGAGGCCAACGTCGTGCTCGTGCTGCATCCGGAGATCGACCAGCTGCGCAAATCGATCCTCACCGCCTTCGACGAGTCGCGCCGCATCGACGAAAAACACTACGAGGCGCGTCCCGCTGGCGAGCGTCTCTTGAACTGGTTCGCGTACAACACCTATCGGATCGCGATGAAGCTGCTGACGGTCGGCGGCTACGATTAAGAAGCTGACCGAATAACGCAGACGAAATCCAGTCATAACAATCAGAATTCGGAGACAACCCGGCGCATTTCTGGCAAATGATTCTAAAAATTCCGCATCGTCTGATTGTCGAATGACGGAAAATCAAATCCTGGTTAGAAACCCGTTTCTAATAAATTCCTTGTTTCGCGGACGGTCGCCCACAATAATGGTACGACCGTTCGATTTTTACTTTCGATCAAATCAGACGGTACACAGCTATGCGAAAAGGCGAACAAACGCGAGCCGCGATTCTCGATGCAGCACTTGATCTGGCAAGCCGCGACGGACTGGAAGGTCTGACGATCGGTCTGCTCGCCGAGCGCATGCAGATGAGCAAGAGCGGAGTGTTCGCGCATTTCGGGTCGCGCGAAGACCTGCAGGTCGAAGTGGTGCGCGAATATCACCGTCGCTTTGAGGACGAGGTGTTTTTCCCGAGTCTGCGTGAACCGCGCGGCTTGCCGCGCTTGCGCGCGATGCTCTCGCGCTGGATCGAGAAGCGCATCCAGGAAGTGACGACGGGATGCATCTACATCAGCGGCGCGGTCGAGTACGACGATCGCGCGGAGAGCGCGGTGCGCGAGCAGCTGGTGGCGAGCGTCACGATGTGGCGCGCGGCGCTCACGCGAGCCATTTCGCAGGCGATGGAGGAAGGGCATCTGCGTGCGGACACCGATCCGCAACTGATGCTGTTCGAACTGTATAGCTTCACGCTCGGCCTGCATCATGACGCACGCTTCCTGCATCTGCCCGATGCCGTGCGCCTTACGTGGGCCGCGCTGGAAAAACTGATTGTTTCGTATCAGAGCGAGAGCGCAAGCAGCTAGCGAGGCTGGCCTGGTCCTCATCGGATGGATCCAGACGGCGGGGAGGCTGGCAGTGGAGCTCGAGCCAACACCTTTGGATTGATTGGAGAGACACATGGGACAGTACGCCGCGCCGCTGCGCGACATGCAATTCGTATTGCACGAGCTGCTGAACGTCGAAGCCGAGATCAAACAGATGCCCAAGCACGCTGATCTCGATGCCGACACGATCAACCAGGTGCTCGAGGAAGCCGGCAAGTTCTGCTCGGAAGTGCTGTTCCCGCTGAACCAGAGCGGCGATCAGGAAGGCTGCAAATACGAAGGCGATGGCGTCGTCACCACGCCGAAGGGCTTCAAGGAAGCGTATCGCCAGTACATCGAGGCGGGCTGGCCCGCGCTCGGTTGCGATCCCGACTTCGGCGGCCAGGGCCTGCCCGCGTTCGTCAACAACGCGCTGTACGAGATGATGAACTCGGCGAACCAGGCGTGGACGATGTACCCCGGCCTGTCGCACGGCGCGTATGAATGTCTGCACGCGCATGGCACGCCGGAACTGCAGCAGGCGTATCTGCCGAAGCTCGTGTCGGGCGAATGGACGGGCACGATGTGCCTGACCGAGCCGCATTGCGGCACCGACCTCGGCATCCTGCGCACGAAGGCCGAGCCGAACAGCGACGGCTCGTATTCGATCAGCGGCACCAAGATCTTCATCTCCAGCGGCGAGCACGATCTCGCCGACAACATCATCCACCTCGTGCTCGCGCGTCTGCCGGACGCGCCGCAGGGCACGAAGGGCATCTCGCTGTTCGTAGTGCCGAAATTTGTCCCCGACGCGAGCGGCGCTCCGGGCGAGCGCAACGGCGTGAAGTGCGGTTCGATCGAACACAAGATGGGCATTCACGGCAACGCGACGTGCGTGATCAATCTCGACAACGCGAAGGGCTGGCTCGTCGGCGAGCCGAACAAGGGCCTCAACGCGATGTTCGTGATGATGAACGCGGCGCGTCTGGGCGTCGGCATGCAAGGCCTCGGCCTGACGGAAGTGGCGTATCAGAACTCGCTCGTCTACGCGAAGGAACGTCTGCAGATGCGTTCGCTGACGGGCCCGAAGGCGCCCGAAAAGGCGGCCGATCCGATCATCGTGCATCCCGACGTGCGCCGCATGCTGCTCACGCAGAAGGCCTACGCAGAAGGCGCGCGCGCGTTCACGTACTGGTCGGCGCTGCACATCGACAAGGAGCTGTCGCACGCCGATGAATCCGTGCGCAAGGAAGCCGGCGACCTCGTCGCGCTGCTCACGCCGATCATCAAGGCGTTCCTGACGGACAACGCGTTCGAAGGCACGAACATGGCGATGCAGATTTACGGCGGCCATGGCTTCATCGCCGAGTGGGGCATGGAGCAGTACGTGCGCGACGCGCGTATCAACATGATCTACGAAGGCACGAACTCGATTCAGTCGCTCGATCTGCTGGGCCGCAAGGTGCTCGGCGACATGGGCGCGAAGCTGAAGAAGTTCGGCAAGCTGGTGTCGGATTTCGTCGAGGAAGAAGGCATCAAGCCGGAGATGCAGGAGTTCGTGAATCCGCTCGCGGACATCGGCGACAAGGTCCAGAAGCTGACGATGGAAATCGGCATGAAGGCCATGCAGAACCCGGACGAAGTCGGCGCGGCAGCCGTGCCGTATCTGCGCACCGTCGGCCATCTGGTGTTCTCGTACTTCTGGGCGCGTATGGCGCGCATCGCGCTCGACAACCAGGCTTCCGGCGATCCGTTCTACAAGTCGAAGCTCGCCACCGCGCGCTTCTACTTCGCGAAGCTGCTGCCCGAAACGGCCTCGACGATCCGCGCCGCGCGCGCCGGGTCGAAGACGTTGATGGAAATCGACGAAGCGCTGTTCTAAGCCATCAGGCGTCGGCGCGCCAAAGTCATGCGCCGACGCGACACTCTCACACCCATGCCGCGCGCCGCTCGTCGAAGCCCGCGCGCGGCGACTCGCGACACCGCATAACGCCCCGGAGGAACGACGTGAGCAATCTGATCATTCGCAAGGTCGCCGTGCTCGGCGCCGGCGTGATGGGCGCGCAGATCGCTGCGCACCTGATCAACGCCAAGGTGCCCGTGCTGCTGTTCGACCTGCCCGCCAAGGAAGGCCCGAAGAACGCGATTGCGCTGAAGGCCATCGAGAACCTGAAGAAGCTGTCGCCCGCGCCATTCGGCGTGAAGGACGACGCGCAATACATCCAGCCCGCCAACTACGACGACGACATCGACAAGCTCGCCGAATGCGACGTGGTGATCGAGGCGATCGCCGAGCGCATGGACTGGAAGCACGACCTGTACAAGAAGGTCTCGCCGCACATCGGCGCGAACGCGATTTTCGCGACGAACACGTCGGGCCTGTCGATCACGGAACTGTCGAAGGGCTTTTCCGACGAGCTGAAGTCGCGCTTCTGCGGCGTCCACTTCTTCAATCCGCCGCGCTACATGCACCTCGTCGAGCTGATTCCGACGTCGACGACACGCCCGGAGATTCTCGATCAACTCGAAACGTTCCTGACGAGCGTGGTCGGCAAAGGCGTCGTGCGCGCGAAGGATACGCCGAACTTCATCGCGAACCGCGTCGGCATTTTCTCGATTCTCGCGGTCATCAAGGAAGCCGAGAAGTTCGGTCTGCGCTTCGATGAAGTCGACGATCTGACGGGTAGCCGCCTCGGCCGCGCGAAGTCGGCGACGTTCCGCACGGCGGACGTGGTCGGTCTCGACACGATGGCGCACGTCATCAAGACGATGCAGGACAACCTCGCGGGCGATCCGTTCCTCCCGGTCTACGAAACGCCTGCCGTGCTCGCCGGACTCGTGCAGCAGGGCGCGCTTGGCCAGAAGACGGGCGCGGGCTTCTACAAGAAGGAAGGCAAGGCGATCAAGGTGCTCGATCCGAAGTCGGGCAGCTATGTCGACGGCGGCGCGAAGGCTGACGAACTGGTCGGCCGCATCCTGAAGCGCCCGCCCGCCGAGCGTCTGAAGCTCTTGCGCGAATCGCAGCATCCGCAGGCGCAGTTCCTGTGGGCGATCTTCCGCGACGTGTTCCATTACATCGGCGTGCATCTGGAGTCGATCGCCGACAACGCGCGCGACGTCGATCTCGCAATCCGCTGGGGTTTCGGCTGGAACGAAGGTCCGTTCGAAGGCTGGCAGACGGCGGGCTGGAAGCAGGTCGCCGAGTGGGTGCAGGAAGACATTGCGGCGGGCAAGGCGCTGTCGAACGCGCCGCTGCCCGCGTGGGTGCTCGAAGGCGCCGTCGCCGAGAAGGGCGGCGTGCATACGGACGAAGGCTCGTGGTCGCCGGCTGACCAGCGCTTCGTGCCGCGCTCGTCGCTGTCCGTCTACGACCGTCAGGTGTTCCGCGCGCCGCTCGCCGGCGAGACGGGCGCCGATCCGAAGACGTATGGCAAGACCGTGTTCGAAACGGATGCGGTGCGCGCGTGGGTCGACGATCGCGCGGGCGAGAACGACGTCCTGATCGTGTCGTTCAAGAGCAAGATGAACACGATCGGACCGTCGGTGATCGACGGTTTGACGCAAGCCATCGATACCGCCGAGAAGGACTACAAGGCCGTCGTCATCTGGCAACCGACGTCGCTGAAACTCGGCGCGCCGGGCGGCCCGTTCTCGGCGGGCGCGAATCTCGAAGAAGCGATGCCCGCGTTCATGATGGGCGGCGCGAAGGGCATCGAGCCGTTCGTGAAGAAGTTCCAGCAGGGCATGCTGCGCGTGAAGTACGCGAACGTGCCCGTGGTTGCGGCCGTGTCGGGCATCGCGCTCGGCGGCGGGTGCGAGCTGCTGCTGCATAGCGCGAAGCGCGTCGCGCATATCGAAAGCTATATCGGTCTCGTCGAAGTGGGCGTCGGTCTGGTGCCGGCTGGCGGCGGCCTGAAGGAAGCCGCGCTGCGTGCCGCCGAAGCCGCGACGCAGGTCGGCGCGACGAACGATCTGCTGAAGTTCCTGCAGAAGTCGTTCGAGAACGCGGCGATGGCGAAGGTCTCGGCTTCCGCGCTCGACGCCCGCGCGATGGGTTATCTGAAGCCGTCGGACACGATCGTCTTCAACGTCTTCGAACTGCTCGACACCGCGAAGAAGGAAGCGCGTGCGTTGGCGGCGGCCGGTTATCGCGCGCCGCTGCGGGTGACGCAGGTGCCCGTCGCCGGACGCTCGGCGATTTCGACGATCAAGGCGTCGCTCGTGAACATGCGCGACGGCCGCTTCATCAGCGAGCACGACTATCTGATCGCGAGCCGCATCGCGGAAGCAGTGTGCGGCGGCGACGTCGAAGCGGGCAGTCTGGTCGATGAAGAATGGCTGCTGGCGCTGGAGCGTCGTGCGTTCGTCGAGTTGCTCGGCACGCAGAAGACGCAGGAACGGATCATGGGCATGCTGCAAACGGGTAAGCCGGTGCGCAACTGAGGGAGCCTCAAATGACAAAGCAATTGCAGGACGCATATATCGTTGCCGCGAGCCGCACGCCGATCGGCAAGGCGCCGCGCGGGATGTTCAAAAACACGCGCCCGGATGAACTGCTGGTGCACGCGATCAGATCGGCTGTCGCGCAGGTGCCCGGTCTCGACACGTCGCTGATCGAAGACGCGATTATCGGCTGCGCGATTCCCGAAGCCGAGCAGGGCCTGAACGTCGCGCGCATGGGCGCGCTGCTGGCCGGTCTGCCGAGCACCGTTGGCGGCGTGACGGTGAACCGCTTTTGCGCATCGGGCGTGACGGCGCTGGCGATGGCGGCGGACCGCATTCGCGTCGGCGAGTCGGACGTGATGATCGCGGGCGGCTGCGAATCGATGAGCATGGTGCCGATGATGGGCAACAAGCCGTCGCTGTCGCCGCATATCTTCGATCGCAATGAAGACGTCGGCATTGCGTACGGCATGGGCCTGACGGCCGAGAAGGTTGCCGAGCGCTGGAAGGTGAGCCGTGAGCAGCAGGACCAGTTCTCGGTCGAATCGCATCGCAAGGCGTTTGCCGCACAACAGGCGGGCGAATTCGCCGACGAGATTTCGCCGTACACGATCATCGAGCGCTTCCCCGATCTCGCGACGGGCGAAGTGCGCGTGAAGTCGCGCGAAGTGGCGCTCGATGAAGGCCCGCGTGCGGACACGTCGATGGAAGGGCTGGCGAAGCTGCGTACCGTGTTTGCGAACAAGGGCTCGGTGACGGCGGGTAACAGCTCGCAGACGTCGGATGGCGCGGGCGCGCTGATCGTCGTGTCGGAGAAGATTCTCAAGCAGTTCAATCTCACGCCGTTGGCGAGGTTTGTCAGCTTTGCTGTGCGTGGGGTTCCGCCGGAGATTATGGGTATTGGGCCTAAGGAGGCGATTCCGGCTGCGCTGAAGGCGGCGGGCTTGAAGCAGGACGATATCGACTGGATCGAACTCAATGAGGCTTTTGCTGCGCAGGCTCTGGCTGTGATCGGGGATCTT
This genomic interval from Paraburkholderia sabiae contains the following:
- a CDS encoding acetyl-CoA C-acyltransferase, with amino-acid sequence MTKQLQDAYIVAASRTPIGKAPRGMFKNTRPDELLVHAIRSAVAQVPGLDTSLIEDAIIGCAIPEAEQGLNVARMGALLAGLPSTVGGVTVNRFCASGVTALAMAADRIRVGESDVMIAGGCESMSMVPMMGNKPSLSPHIFDRNEDVGIAYGMGLTAEKVAERWKVSREQQDQFSVESHRKAFAAQQAGEFADEISPYTIIERFPDLATGEVRVKSREVALDEGPRADTSMEGLAKLRTVFANKGSVTAGNSSQTSDGAGALIVVSEKILKQFNLTPLARFVSFAVRGVPPEIMGIGPKEAIPAALKAAGLKQDDIDWIELNEAFAAQALAVIGDLGLDVSKVNPLGGAIALGHPLGATGAIRAATVVHGLRRRNLKYGMVTMCVGTGMGAAGIFERM
- the aspS gene encoding aspartate--tRNA ligase, whose translation is MSMRSEYCGLVTEHLLGQTVSLCGWVSRRRDHGGVIFIDLRDREGLVQVVCDPDRAEMFKTAEGVRNEFCVQVKGVVRNRPEGTTNAGLKSGKIEVLCHELTVLNASVTPPFQLDDDNLSETTRLTHRVLDLRRPQMQHNLRLRYRVAMEVRKYLDSRGFIDIETPMLTKSTPEGARDYLVPSRVNAGQFFALPQSPQLFKQLLMVANFDRYYQITKCFRDEDLRADRQPEFTQIDCETSFLGEQEIRDLFEDMTRHVFKETIGVELDAKFAVMPYSEAMSRFGSDKPDLRVKLEFTELTDAMKDVDFKVFSTPANTKDGRVAALRVPKGAELSRGDIDSYTEFVRIYGAKGLAWIKVNEVAKGRDGLQSPIVKNLHDASIAAIIERTGAQDGDIIFFAADRAKVVNDSLGALRLKIGHSEFGKANGLVEAGWKPLWVVDFPMFEYDEEENRYVAAHHPFTSPKDEHLEYLETDPGRCLAKAYDIVLNGWEIGGGSVRIFQEDVQSKVFRALKIGAEEARLKFGFLLDALQYGAPPHGGIAFGLDRIVTMMAGADSIRDVIAFPKTQRAQDLLTQAPSEVDERQLKELHIRLRQPEQKA
- a CDS encoding DUF502 domain-containing protein, with translation MTTKKTTLKSVFLTGLLVLVPLAITLWVLGLIIGTMDQTLLLLPRSWQPERMLGFRLPGLGAVLTLAFIFVVGLLTQNFVGQKLVGWWELIVARIPVVGPIYTSVKQVSDTLLSSSGNAFRKALLIEYPRKGSYTIGFLTGIPGGDVVNHLKEDHVSVYVPTTPNPTSGFFLMVPKAEVIELDMTVDAALKYIVSMGVVAPPANQPLPERRTPVEPPL
- a CDS encoding TetR/AcrR family transcriptional regulator, which gives rise to MRKGEQTRAAILDAALDLASRDGLEGLTIGLLAERMQMSKSGVFAHFGSREDLQVEVVREYHRRFEDEVFFPSLREPRGLPRLRAMLSRWIEKRIQEVTTGCIYISGAVEYDDRAESAVREQLVASVTMWRAALTRAISQAMEEGHLRADTDPQLMLFELYSFTLGLHHDARFLHLPDAVRLTWAALEKLIVSYQSESASS
- the clsB gene encoding cardiolipin synthase ClsB, which gives rise to MSGGGSRRFDRLTQHLPGRRYWSRYRFCSGNTVRLFTAGETYFAALIERIEAAKSDVALETYIFCDDPAGRPVSDALIRAASRGVHVRVITDGVGTERLPMFNDWLAAGIEHRIYNPHIFGRFGFSRTHRKLAVVDGEFAYCGGINVVDDFDQNGTRLPYARWDFAVELQGPVVADVLEAIDVQWERIRIGHRPALAPPAVGGATPQAATARFVRARRSTNGSGGRNADMRAMAEPCIAFVARDNFVNRRAIEKAYLTAIGQARSEVLLANPYFMPGRKLRRALMYAAQRGVDVKLVIGRKEFAVLDYAVPFLYRTLLKSGVKIAEYEKTMLHGKVAVVDSNWGTVGSSNLDALSLMLNNEANVVLVLHPEIDQLRKSILTAFDESRRIDEKHYEARPAGERLLNWFAYNTYRIAMKLLTVGGYD
- a CDS encoding 3-hydroxyacyl-CoA dehydrogenase/enoyl-CoA hydratase family protein, translating into MSNLIIRKVAVLGAGVMGAQIAAHLINAKVPVLLFDLPAKEGPKNAIALKAIENLKKLSPAPFGVKDDAQYIQPANYDDDIDKLAECDVVIEAIAERMDWKHDLYKKVSPHIGANAIFATNTSGLSITELSKGFSDELKSRFCGVHFFNPPRYMHLVELIPTSTTRPEILDQLETFLTSVVGKGVVRAKDTPNFIANRVGIFSILAVIKEAEKFGLRFDEVDDLTGSRLGRAKSATFRTADVVGLDTMAHVIKTMQDNLAGDPFLPVYETPAVLAGLVQQGALGQKTGAGFYKKEGKAIKVLDPKSGSYVDGGAKADELVGRILKRPPAERLKLLRESQHPQAQFLWAIFRDVFHYIGVHLESIADNARDVDLAIRWGFGWNEGPFEGWQTAGWKQVAEWVQEDIAAGKALSNAPLPAWVLEGAVAEKGGVHTDEGSWSPADQRFVPRSSLSVYDRQVFRAPLAGETGADPKTYGKTVFETDAVRAWVDDRAGENDVLIVSFKSKMNTIGPSVIDGLTQAIDTAEKDYKAVVIWQPTSLKLGAPGGPFSAGANLEEAMPAFMMGGAKGIEPFVKKFQQGMLRVKYANVPVVAAVSGIALGGGCELLLHSAKRVAHIESYIGLVEVGVGLVPAGGGLKEAALRAAEAATQVGATNDLLKFLQKSFENAAMAKVSASALDARAMGYLKPSDTIVFNVFELLDTAKKEARALAAAGYRAPLRVTQVPVAGRSAISTIKASLVNMRDGRFISEHDYLIASRIAEAVCGGDVEAGSLVDEEWLLALERRAFVELLGTQKTQERIMGMLQTGKPVRN
- the nudB gene encoding dihydroneopterin triphosphate diphosphatase gives rise to the protein MPKPPKIPESVLVVIHTPDLDVLLIERADREAFWQSVTGSKEHIDEPLGETAIREVAEETGIVVGSEAVPREALVDWQHHIEFEIFPTWRHRYAEGVTHNTEHWFSLQVPQRLEVTLAPLEHTAHLWLPWQEAAERCFSWSNRDAILQLPQRVKERCR
- a CDS encoding acyl-CoA dehydrogenase C-terminal domain-containing protein produces the protein MGQYAAPLRDMQFVLHELLNVEAEIKQMPKHADLDADTINQVLEEAGKFCSEVLFPLNQSGDQEGCKYEGDGVVTTPKGFKEAYRQYIEAGWPALGCDPDFGGQGLPAFVNNALYEMMNSANQAWTMYPGLSHGAYECLHAHGTPELQQAYLPKLVSGEWTGTMCLTEPHCGTDLGILRTKAEPNSDGSYSISGTKIFISSGEHDLADNIIHLVLARLPDAPQGTKGISLFVVPKFVPDASGAPGERNGVKCGSIEHKMGIHGNATCVINLDNAKGWLVGEPNKGLNAMFVMMNAARLGVGMQGLGLTEVAYQNSLVYAKERLQMRSLTGPKAPEKAADPIIVHPDVRRMLLTQKAYAEGARAFTYWSALHIDKELSHADESVRKEAGDLVALLTPIIKAFLTDNAFEGTNMAMQIYGGHGFIAEWGMEQYVRDARINMIYEGTNSIQSLDLLGRKVLGDMGAKLKKFGKLVSDFVEEEGIKPEMQEFVNPLADIGDKVQKLTMEIGMKAMQNPDEVGAAAVPYLRTVGHLVFSYFWARMARIALDNQASGDPFYKSKLATARFYFAKLLPETASTIRAARAGSKTLMEIDEALF